The Undibacterium cyanobacteriorum genomic sequence TTTTGTTAAAGTGACGATGACGCATAGTTATCTGCTGGCCAGGCAGAAGGTCAGATTTGGTGTCGAACTTTTCATGTCGGTGCTGGCATTATCAATTAGCGGTGTTGTAGCTTGGATGCTTTCAACCAGTCTTACGCGACCTTTACGTGATGCGATTGAAGTCTTGCGTTCCATTCGTGCGGGGCAAACGAAACAAGAACTCGAATTGAGTTCGGGTGGCGAAATCGGTGAGTTGCAGCAATCGATCAATGAAATGGCAGAAAGCCTTGATCAAGCACGGCAAAACTTAGAAGCCAAAGTTGCAGAACGAACCCATGAGTTGATGCTTTCTCGCAATGAGGCTTTGAAGGCTGATGCTGAGAAGCGTCGTTTGATTCAAAAGGTGAACGCGATTGTAGAAGCAGAGCGCCAGAGCATCGCTGTCGAAATCCATGACGAACTGAATGCTTCTTTGATCGCAGTACGCTTAGAAGCTGAACGGATTGCGCGCATCGCTGCAAAAGCGCAACTCCAGAGCGAAACGACGTCTGATCCCAAAGTTTTTGATGATATCCAAGCGCGCGCAAAGAACGTGGTCGAAATGGCGCTTGGGCTGTATGCGAACGGCCGCAATCTAGTGCGACGCTTGCGCCCAGAAGTGTTGGAGGTAATGGGTTTGCGCGGCGCCATTGAGGAGATGCTGCGCTTGTATAACGAGGGCGGGCAATCCTGTCATTTTAGTTTTCAGTCAGAAGGTGAGTTCTCTAGTTTGTCTTCAGACCTTGCACTCTCCGTGTATCGCATCATTCAAGAGGCGAGTTCCAATATTATGAAACATGCCCAAGCGAGCGAGGCGATGATCGATTTGCGCATGAGGGACGGTCGTTTAGTCATCAAAGTCAGTGATAATGGACACGGGTTTGACACGGAACAGATGAGTGCTGGGATAGGTTTGACCGGAATGCGGGAGCGCTGTGTTTTCTTGAACGGCCATTTCCAAATTGAATCAAAAATAGGCAAGGGCACCGAGGTGCAAATCGATTTGCCGATCACATAGCGAGGGACTCAAGAAAAGAAGCGCGGAGGCAGGCCTTCAGAAGATGATATTTTGTATCGAATTGTTAGCATTTTGAGGCGAAATTGTGTTCTTGTTCGTCACGTTATCTGGCTCAATTCACTCCAGAAACTATAAGAATACGATCTTTTAGAGAGAACTTTCTCCTTTTTACGTGGTCAAGTAAAGGTCGCAGTGTAGGCAACTAGACGGATTGCCTGCCGCGCTTTGTGATGAAACCGTGATTTCAACAGAAGCGGAGTGCTGCCGAGAGGCATAACTAGTGGTATGCTTGCAGCGTCGATCGCAAAGAGGCTCTGGTAGGACTCAAGCGA encodes the following:
- a CDS encoding ATP-binding protein gives rise to the protein MSWPSVFHKALTSLKNMVRQLSWQHWSIRQRILLIAIFPIVYLFGATVWYSYYSRFKEVHEDLDGRAKLISTALAEGLEQHLVSSNDKAVKQMIYGVMQSDRSIYRIDVYDPFHQEITHVENSLGVKPESHSTELPILKQVIWANILLDETSKAKLEKSGTGKERSSQVLGFVKVTMTHSYLLARQKVRFGVELFMSVLALSISGVVAWMLSTSLTRPLRDAIEVLRSIRAGQTKQELELSSGGEIGELQQSINEMAESLDQARQNLEAKVAERTHELMLSRNEALKADAEKRRLIQKVNAIVEAERQSIAVEIHDELNASLIAVRLEAERIARIAAKAQLQSETTSDPKVFDDIQARAKNVVEMALGLYANGRNLVRRLRPEVLEVMGLRGAIEEMLRLYNEGGQSCHFSFQSEGEFSSLSSDLALSVYRIIQEASSNIMKHAQASEAMIDLRMRDGRLVIKVSDNGHGFDTEQMSAGIGLTGMRERCVFLNGHFQIESKIGKGTEVQIDLPIT